ATACAAATAAACACCTTCGTTGTTGAAAGTTACGCTAAATGGTTGTCCCATTGGCCCGTTAAACGCTTCAGCACCCTCTGGAATAACCATTGACTCCACATTGTGGGTTGGGTCTGCAGGGGTAAATTTTATCGTGTCGCCTTTGGCAATCTTTAGGTAGCCAGGCTCCATAATCATGGTTTGCCCAGCAGCATCAGCGGTGAGTAGTTTAACTTCGTGTTCAGCGGCAAAAGCGTTAGTTGAAAGGGTTAGGGCAAGTGCACCAGCAGTAAATAATTTAGCCAACATGTTTAATATCCGTATTAGTTAAAGTTGTAACGATAATCATTATCATTCTCAATGTAAAGTTGTTTTACTCTCAACTCCCTCTAACGCTTTTGGTT
This DNA window, taken from Shewanella maritima, encodes the following:
- a CDS encoding pseudoazurin, with the translated sequence MLAKLFTAGALALTLSTNAFAAEHEVKLLTADAAGQTMIMEPGYLKIAKGDTIKFTPADPTHNVESMVIPEGAEAFNGPMGQPFSVTFNNEGVYLYKCTPHFVMGMLGVIQVDNAVNIDDVKQQWTTIEPGVMMNKERIAQYLEQAQ